A window of uncultured Litoreibacter sp. contains these coding sequences:
- a CDS encoding SprT family zinc-dependent metalloprotease has product MTQIIQLGQPPIDVNVKRSARAKRLSLRISGVDGKVSLTLPRFSSASEAQGFLREKEGWIRKHLDKQPDLAVVEPGAMIPIEGAERQIVETATRVVKLHPHWVEVPYGADKTAPRIRAFLKNLARDRLSAASQHYAGLIGREFGKITLRDTRSRWGSCTSEGNLMYSWRLILAPVEVLDYVAAHEVCHLAEMNHSAAYWANVAAVMPGYKAHRKWLRDNGGALHRFQF; this is encoded by the coding sequence GTGACGCAGATCATCCAGCTTGGGCAGCCCCCGATTGACGTGAATGTAAAACGCTCCGCCCGCGCGAAGCGTTTGTCGCTGCGCATCTCGGGCGTGGACGGCAAAGTGTCGCTGACCTTGCCGCGCTTTTCATCCGCGTCCGAGGCGCAGGGGTTTCTGCGCGAAAAAGAGGGGTGGATCAGAAAGCACCTCGACAAGCAGCCTGACTTGGCAGTTGTTGAGCCCGGCGCGATGATCCCCATCGAGGGGGCCGAGCGCCAGATCGTCGAGACCGCAACCCGCGTCGTCAAACTGCATCCACATTGGGTCGAAGTGCCATATGGCGCAGACAAAACCGCGCCGCGCATAAGGGCGTTTCTGAAAAACCTCGCGCGGGACCGTTTGTCTGCAGCCTCGCAGCATTACGCCGGCCTGATCGGGCGGGAGTTTGGCAAGATTACATTGCGAGACACCCGGTCCCGCTGGGGGTCCTGCACGTCGGAGGGTAATCTGATGTATTCGTGGCGGTTGATCCTCGCCCCCGTTGAGGTGCTGGACTACGTCGCCGCGCACGAGGTCTGCCATCTGGCCGAGATGAACCATTCAGCCGCGTATTGGGCAAATGTTGCCGCCGTGATGCCGGGGTATAAAGCCCATCGCAAATGGTTGCGCGACAATGGCGGTGCGCTGCACCGGTTCCAGTTCTGA
- a CDS encoding GntR family transcriptional regulator, with protein sequence MLIQSKTSQPTGAANDMVYRSLRSQIMYGEVKPGKAMTLRGIGKEFGVSMTPAREAVRRLVAEGALSLSSSGRITTPELSNERIEELAAIRALLEPELAARAIPRAHFALIERLESINSTIAQVIARHDAPGYIRANLDFHRTLYLRAQAPAMLAMAETVWLQMGPTMCDLYGRLNRTTTPQHHKRIVAALKAGDEPGVRLTVRADVTQGLRMLAQ encoded by the coding sequence ATGTTGATCCAATCCAAAACCTCCCAACCCACCGGCGCGGCCAATGACATGGTCTACCGCAGCCTGCGCAGTCAGATCATGTATGGCGAGGTCAAGCCGGGCAAAGCCATGACCCTGCGCGGCATCGGCAAGGAGTTCGGCGTCTCCATGACCCCGGCCCGCGAAGCGGTGCGCCGTCTGGTAGCGGAAGGGGCGCTGTCACTGTCCTCGTCGGGCCGCATCACAACGCCAGAGCTGTCCAATGAGCGGATCGAAGAACTTGCCGCCATCCGCGCGCTCTTGGAGCCCGAGCTGGCCGCCCGCGCCATCCCTCGCGCGCATTTTGCGTTGATCGAACGGCTGGAGAGCATCAACAGCACGATTGCGCAGGTCATCGCGCGCCATGATGCGCCGGGCTATATCCGGGCGAATCTCGACTTCCACCGCACGCTTTATCTGCGCGCCCAGGCCCCTGCGATGCTGGCCATGGCTGAAACCGTCTGGCTGCAAATGGGGCCCACCATGTGCGACCTGTACGGACGATTGAACCGCACCACTACGCCACAACATCACAAACGTATCGTGGCGGCGCTAAAGGCGGGCGACGAGCCCGGCGTCAGGCTGACGGTGCGCGCTGACGTTACACAAGGGTTGCGCATGCTGGCGCAGTGA
- a CDS encoding TIGR02300 family protein, whose protein sequence is MPKEEWGVKRVCPNCSVRFYDLQNDPMTCPSCAHEMTLESLTGNKSRTMKADKADAQNKDNADAVTDDDEVVLDDDAEDDADDVDLGDDVLDDDDDDTVSLDELADVASDDDDDS, encoded by the coding sequence ATGCCCAAAGAAGAATGGGGCGTAAAACGCGTTTGCCCGAACTGCTCGGTCCGGTTTTACGATCTGCAGAACGACCCGATGACCTGCCCGTCCTGCGCGCATGAGATGACGCTTGAAAGCCTAACCGGCAACAAGTCCCGCACCATGAAGGCCGACAAGGCCGACGCACAGAACAAAGACAATGCCGACGCCGTCACCGATGACGACGAAGTGGTTTTGGATGACGACGCGGAAGATGACGCGGATGACGTCGATCTGGGTGACGACGTTCTGGATGATGACGACGACGACACCGTCAGCCTGGACGAGCTGGCCGACGTGGCATCGGATGACGACGACGATTCCTAA
- a CDS encoding HpcH/HpaI aldolase/citrate lyase family protein, with translation MELSKNPFTHAIAAGQKQVGLWVTLLGGFQAEVVAASDFDWVVLDMEHSPNDMQSVLGQLQAFERSGATALVRPQTNDPVLVKRLLDLGAPGLVFPMVQTVEECELAVASTRYPPRGMRGFSGSHRGNRFGRIKDYATKVEDETTVIIQLETREAIERAEEIAAVDGVSGIFFGPADIAADIGLLGQPMHPDVWELIWTTASKLIAKGMPVGTLVVDGPFASKLLNDGFTFVACGTDAAILSRGADALAASVKETL, from the coding sequence ATGGAACTTAGCAAAAATCCGTTCACCCACGCCATTGCGGCGGGGCAGAAACAAGTCGGTCTGTGGGTCACGCTTTTGGGCGGCTTTCAGGCCGAGGTCGTGGCGGCATCCGATTTCGATTGGGTGGTGCTGGATATGGAGCATTCGCCCAATGACATGCAATCGGTGCTTGGCCAGCTGCAGGCGTTTGAGCGCAGCGGTGCCACGGCGCTGGTCAGGCCGCAGACCAACGATCCGGTGCTGGTAAAGCGGCTTCTGGATTTGGGCGCGCCGGGGCTGGTCTTTCCGATGGTGCAGACGGTTGAGGAATGCGAATTGGCCGTGGCCTCGACACGTTACCCGCCACGCGGGATGCGCGGGTTCAGCGGCTCGCATCGCGGCAACCGGTTCGGGCGGATCAAGGATTATGCGACCAAGGTCGAGGATGAGACGACCGTCATTATTCAGCTTGAAACCCGCGAGGCGATTGAGCGAGCGGAGGAGATTGCCGCTGTTGACGGGGTCTCTGGCATCTTTTTCGGCCCCGCCGATATTGCGGCGGATATTGGACTGTTGGGCCAACCAATGCACCCCGACGTGTGGGAGCTGATTTGGACGACAGCGTCCAAGCTGATTGCCAAGGGCATGCCCGTGGGCACGCTGGTCGTGGACGGGCCTTTTGCCAGCAAGCTGCTTAACGATGGCTTCACCTTTGTGGCCTGCGGCACCGATGCCGCGATTCTAAGCCGTGGCGCGGATGCGCTAGCAGCCTCGGTGAAAGAGACGCTTTAA